A window of the Rana temporaria unplaced genomic scaffold, aRanTem1.1, whole genome shotgun sequence genome harbors these coding sequences:
- the LOC120922812 gene encoding liprin-alpha-3-like — translation MQSETTPPLTPRAVRLERMTQALALQANSLEDGRESRASLGAEGLGGTNSTSQDSLHKAAKKKSIKSSIGRLFGKKEKGRMGQMGRESSSLGK, via the exons ATGCAGAGCGAGACCACACCTCCTTTAACACCACGGGCTGTACGACTAGAAAGGATGACACAGGCTCTTGCTCTTCAGGCTAACTCTTTAGAAGATGGAAGAGAATCTCGGGCAAG CTTGGGAGCTGAAGGTCTGGGTGGCACCAACAGTACAAGCCAGGACTCCCTTCATAAAGCtgctaaaaaaaagagcataaagTCCTCCATTGGGCGCCTGTttggaaagaaagagaaggggcgCATGGGACAGATGGGACGAGAATCCTCTTCTTTAGGTAAGTGA